Proteins encoded together in one Scheffersomyces stipitis CBS 6054 chromosome 5, complete sequence window:
- the BTS1 gene encoding geranylgeranyl diphosphate synthase (Geranylgeranyl pyrophosphate synthetase (GGPP synthetase) (GGPPSase) (Geranylgeranyl diphosphate synthase) [Includes: Dimethylallyltranstransferase Geranyltranstransferase Farnesyltranstransferase ]~go_process isoprenoid biosynthesis): MEDPQIDIDVLIRPVNGYDRPENEPISEPYRYLAEIPGNNSNVRGKFLEAFNRLYFHIEQKPLLDAIGDIISIFHNASLLIDDIEDSSEYRRGFPAAHTKYGIPLTINCGNLMYFVALQKAQITLPRLYSDLNSDLEIDIDKLKFETSQILIDEMLNLHHGQGLDIYWRDYLPETQESLPSVQDYLSMVKDKTGGLFRLSIKLLALFSKRETTDLIPIANLLGIIYQVRDDYLNLTSSKYSHMKGVVGEDLVEGKLSLPILHCLQLSDNSPVHELLYNTSSSEERREKPQLIAQCIDYMTKDSESLQFTYDLLQKYHDKVKSMIEDTEVDNASDSMLFQIIDQLGQV, encoded by the coding sequence ATGGAAGACCCGCAGATCGACATAGATGTGCTCATCAGGCCCGTAAACGGCTACGATCGGCCAGAAAACGAACCCATTCTGGAACCATACCGGTACTTGGCCGAGATTCCAGGCAATAATAGCAACGTTAGAGGCAAGTTCCTCGAGGCCTTCAACCGTCTTTACTTCCATATTGAACAGAAACCACTATTGGATGCCATAGGCGACATTATTCTGATTTTCCACAACGCTTCTCTTCTCATAGACGACATTGAAGACTCATCTGAGTACAGAAGAGGATTTCCAGCAGCCCACACGAAGTACGGAATCCCACTAACTATCAACTGTGGAAACCTAATGTACTTTGTTGCACTCCAGAAAGCACAGATCACCCTTCCACGTCTTTATAGCGATCTTAACTCCGATTTAGAAATCGACATAGACAAACTCAAGTTCGAAACTTCACAGATCTTGATAGACGAAATGTTGAATCTTCATCACGGACAAGGACTAGACATCTACTGGAGAGACTACTTGCCAGAAACACAGGAAAGTTTGCCACTGGTTCAAGACTACTTGCTGATGGTAAAGGACAAAACTGGTGGCTTATTCCGGCTCTCAATAAAGTTGCTTGCTCTCTTCTCTAAACGTGAAACAACTGATCTCATACCTATAGCCAATCTCTTGGGCATAATATACCAGGTCAGAGACGATtatttgaacttgacatCGTCCAAATACTCCCATATGAAAGGAGTCGTAGGTGAGGACTTGGTAGAAGGAAAACTTTCATTGCCCATCTTGCACTGTTTGCAACTTTCAGACAATTCGCCAGTTCACGAACTTTTGTATAATACACTGTCCAGCGAGGAGCGAAGAGAAAAACCCCAACTCATAGCACAGTGTATTGACTACATGACAAAAGATTCGGAATCTCTACAATTTACGTACGACTTGCTCCAGAAATACCACGATAAGGTAAAACTGATGATCGAGGATACAGAAGTAGATAATGCTCTGGATTCGATGCTTTTTCAGATAATTGATCAGTTGGGCCAAGTATGA
- a CDS encoding predicted protein, protein MERLIDVVRGYPPVTRSWCFAIMGCATLTTFKWVSKVVLLFHAERAFTNQWWRLVTGFCFFDEWSLNLLVRIIMISFQCRRLEEMFETKRSLLPDVVRSFTPRQTATLQTFIDRNKSLDYLYFFLQICFTLVAGVTLCYYWYDLKTAPFMGNLLSEILLYYSCRSRPHAQMNFLVFFNVRSVYIPFVNILVGWLILGKPLDRIFEILEGKLSPIQTLFWWESALTLSISHIFWFSRETLLSAVYYENDEKKTNARDATLAAHGIKKYNVVQKLLIVVFLPPWYWVIIPKIKNNVH, encoded by the coding sequence ATGGAACGTTTAATTGATGTTGTACGGGGGTATCCTCCAGTGACACGAAGCTGGTGTTTTGCCATAATGGGCTGTGCGACATTGACTACATTCAAATGGGTGTCGAAGGTGGTTCTACTTTTCCATGCTGAGAGAGCGTTTACCAATCAATGGTGGAGACTCGTCACTGGGTTCTGCTTCTTTGACGAATGGCTGCTCAATTTGCTTGTGCGAATAATCATGATTTCGTTTCAATGCAGACGACTTGAGGAAATGTTTGAGACAAAGAGATCGCTTTTGCCAGACGTAGTTCGCAGCTTCACTCCTCGCCAAACTGCTACCTTACAGACATTTATAGATCGAAACAAATCGCTTGACTACTTGTACTTTTTCCTTCAGATCTGTTTTACTCTAGTGGCTGGTGTTACTCTTTGCTACTACTGGTACGATTTAAAGACCGCGCCTTTTATGGGCAATCTCCTCTCGGAGATCTTGCTCTACTACTCTTGCAGAAGCAGACCACACGCACAGATGAACTtccttgttttcttcaatgttcGTTCAGTGTACATTCCTTTCGTGAACATTTTGGTCGGATGGTTGATTTTGGGAAAGCCTTTGGATAGAATATTTGAGATTCTTGAAGGCAAATTGTCACCAATACAAACATTATTTTGGTGGGAATCAGCTTTGACGTTATCTATTAGCCACATCTTTTGGTTTTCCAGAGAGACGTTGCTTTCCGCAGTGTATTACGAAAATGACGAGAAGAAAACTAATGCCAGAGACGCTACTTTGGCTGCTCACGGAATCAAGAAATATAATGTTGTgcaaaagttgttgattgTGGTCTTCTTACCACCCTGGTATTGGGTGATTATTCCtaagatcaagaacaatgtGCACTAG
- a CDS encoding predicted protein, producing the protein MVVRKPKRTHKDVDEDIRRYKELLKRDIGTDIPPKRCRVKVEYEPEVEIKREEPEPKAVIAFRQTRSVTRRMAENPPMPRVSKPVETEPRQITRPLFKSIGNKSHKKGNKENQKNIAESQKVQNKNKNLTVPIPLENITKFAKLEDKVSFDNSYAGMIKLVNDNLDRDPRKSTIDIALHHRLISKNLVAEKEKLELKPDCYSDFYHKNALNVTSFFNSSDIDSFFEALSGFESQRELIRDKLKREIPLV; encoded by the coding sequence ATGGTGGTTAGAAAGCCGAAAAGAACACACAAAGACGTAGATGAGGATATACGACGGTACAAGGAGCTTCTCAAACGTGATATTGGAACAGATATACCTCCCAAAAGGTGTAGAGTCAAAGTTGAGTATGAGcctgaagttgaaataaAGAGAGAGGAGCCAGAGCCAAAGGCAGTAATTGCGTTCCGACAGACGAGATCAGTAACTCGAAGAATGGCAGAGAATCCGCCAATGCCCAGAGTGTCGAAACCAGTGGAAACAGAACCACGACAAATCACGAGACCACTATTTAAGAGCATAGGAAACAAGAGTCATAAGAAAGGTAATAAAGAAAATCAGAAAAACATAGCAGAAAGTCAGAAGGTTCAGAATAAAAACAAAAATCTTACTGTTCCAATTCCACTTGAGAATATAACAAAATTCGCGAAATTGGAAGATAAAGTCAGTTTCGACAACAGCTATGCTGGCATGATAAAGCTTGTAAATGACAATTTGGATCGGGATCCTAGAAAAAGTACCATCGATATAGCATTGCACCACCGGTTGATTTCGAAGAATTTGGTAGctgagaaagagaaattaGAGTTGAAACCTGATTGTTACAGCGATTTCTATCACAAAAATGCTTTGAATGTGAcgagcttcttcaacagtAGTGATATTGACTCGTTCTTTGAAGCTTTGAGTGGATTCGAGAGCCAACGTGAGTTGATTCGTGACAAGCTTAAGAGAGAAATTCCATTAGTGTAA
- the BGL7 gene encoding beta-glucosidase (beta glucosidase family 3~go_function hydrolase activity, hydrolyzing O-glycosyl compounds~go_process carbohydrate metabolism) produces the protein MTSRRFDIEEVLAELTLEERISLLAGLDFWHTVSVPRVGIPSLRFSDGPNGLRGTKFFDSVPSACFPCGTGLAATFDKELLFEAGQLMGEEAKHKGAHVILGPTMNMQRGPLGGRGFESFSEDPHLTGQAASSIIRGIQDKGIAATVKHFVCNDLEDQRNSSNSILTERALREIYLEPFRLAIKYANPICVMTSYNKVNGEHVSQSKRLLEEVLRQEWKWDGCIMSDWYGVYTANNAIENGLDLEMPGPPNFRKLTEIRSMVVTKELHIKHIDERVRGVLKLIKYALQSGIPENAPEDTLNNTPETRKLLRKLAHDSVVLLKNEDNLLPLSKDEKIVVIGPNAKYAAYCGGGSASLRAYYTTTPYDSIAAKTSTPIDYTVGAYGHRLLPGLAANLVNPITGKPGYNCKFYRETVGSPERTLIDEYNLDISYILLVDYYNDLAPDSVFFVDFEGEFTPDETAEYEFGASVQGTALIYVDNKLVVDNKTKQRRGNSFFNSGSAEEKGTLLLEKGKTYKVRIEFGSGPTFTCRQEGSTVVAGGGGINLGMAKVIDPEIEIHKAAKLAKEADKVVLNIGLNQEWEAEGFDRPDMELVGYQNKLIDAVLAANPNTVIVNQSGTPVEMPWLPKAKAVLQAWYGGNESGNGIADVLFGDVNPSGKLSLTFPFKTIDNPTYLNFKTERGRVLYNEDIFVGYRFYEKMGRDVAFPFGFGLSYTNFEFADVNVVVEELDDNLEVSVTVSNTGKVDGAEVVQIYIGKEDSDVIRPVKELKGFEKVFLKAGTQETVISTLSLKESVSFFDEYQEKWSVLAGEYQVYVGNSSDNANAIGTFVIERDFLWIGR, from the coding sequence ATGACGTCTAGAAGGTTTGACATAGAGGAAGTTCTTGCTGAGCTCaccttggaagaaagaatcagTTTATTGGCTGGTCTTGACTTCTGGCATACTGTGAGTGTTCCAAGAGTGGGAattccaagtcttcgttTCAGTGATGGACCCAATGGTTTGAGAGGGACCAAGTTTTTCGATTCAGTTCCATCAGCCTGTTTCCCTTGTGGAACTGGATTGGCTGCTACTTTCGACAAGGAATTGCTCTTCGAAGCTGGTCAACTCATGggagaagaagccaaaCACAAAGGTGCCCACGTGATATTGGGCCCTACCATGAATATGCAAAGAGGTCCTCTTGGAGGTAGAGGGTTTGAATCCTTCAGTGAAGATCCACATTTGACCGGTCAAGCTGCTTCGTCGATTATCCGTGGGATCCAAGATAAAGGAATCGCTGCCACGGTCAAACACTTTGTATGCAACGATTTGGaagatcaaagaaattCTAGTAACTCTATCTTAACAGAAAGAGCTTTGCGCGAAATCTACTTGGAGCCTTTCAGACTCGCTATCAAATATGCTAACCCCATCTGTGTCATGACTTCATACAATAAGGTCAATGGTGAGCATGTTTCACAGTCAAAGAggcttcttgaagaagttctcagacaagaatggaaatggGACGGCTGTATCATGTCTGATTGGTACGGAGTCTACACTGCCAACAACGCAATTGAAAACGGGTTGGATCTCGAAATGCCTGGACCTCCCAACTTCAGAAAGTTGACCGAAATCAGATCTATGGTTGTTACCAAGGAATTGCATATTAAGCACATAGATGAGAGAGTCAGAGGAGTTCTCAAACTCATCAAATATGCTCTTCAGTCTGGTATTCCAGAGAATGCCCCAGAAGACACATTAAATAATACGCCAGAAACCAGAAAACTCTTGCGTAAACTTGCACATGACTCTGTGGTATTGCTTAAAAACGAAGACAATCTCTTGCCTCTCAGCAAAGACGAGAAGATCGTTGTCATTGGTCCAAATGCCAAATATGCTGCGTACTGTGGAGGTGGCTCTGCTTCGCTCAGAGCCTACTACACTACGACTCCTTACGATTCAATTGCGGCTAAGACATCTACTCCTATAGATTACACTGTGGGAGCCTATGGTCATAGATTGCTTCCCGGCTTGGCTGCAAACTTAGTGAATCCCATCACAGGAAAGCCAGGTTACAACTGTAAATTCTACCGTGAAACCGTGGGCTCTCCGGAAAGAACTTTGATCGACGAATACAATCTCGACATATCCTATATCTTGCTTGTGGACTATTATAACGACTTGGCTCCAGACTCGgtcttctttgtagatTTCGAAGGTGAGTTCACTCCAGACGAAACTGCAGAATACGAATTCGGTGCTTCAGTTCAGGGAACAGCCTTGATTTACGTAGATAACAAGTTAGTAGTTGACAACAAGACCAAGCAGAGAAGAGGAAActcgttcttcaactctggttctgctgaagaaaaagGCACTCTTCTCTTGGAAAAGGGCAAGACCTACAAGGTGCGAATCGAGTTCGGGTCTGGTCCAACCTTCACGTGTAGACAGGAAGGTTCTACAGTGGTAGCTGGAGGTGGTGGTATTAACTTGGGTATGGCCAAGGTGATTGATCCTGAAATTGAGATCCACAAGGCTGCCAAATTGGCAAAAGAAGCTGACAAAGTTGTGTTGAACATTGGCTTAAATCAGGAATGGGAGGCTGAAGGTTTTGACAGACCAGATATGGAGTTGGTTGGCTACCAaaacaagttgatcgaCGCTGTCTTGGCTGCTAACCCGAACACTGTAATTGTTAACCAGTCTGGAACTCCTGTAGAAATGCCGTGGTTGCCCAAGGCTAAGGCTGTACTCCAGGCTTGGTATGGAGGTAATGAATCCGGCAATGGTATCGCAGATGTACTCTTTGGTGACGTTAACCCCAGCGGTAAATTGTCGTTGACGTTCCCCTTCAAAACCATCGATAATCCTACCTatttgaacttcaagactGAAAGAGGAAGAGTTCTCTACAACGAAGACATCTTTGTAGGCTACAGATTCTACGAAAAGATGGGCCGTGACGTAGCCTTCCCCTTTGGCTTCGGATTGTCGTACACCAACTTCGAGTTTGCAGATGTAAACGTAgtagttgaagaattggacgaCAACTTGGAGGTTTCTGTCACAGTAAGCAACACTGGTAAGGTAGACGGTGCTGAGGTGGTTCAAATCTACATCGGTAAGGAAGATTCTGATGTCATCAGACCTGtgaaggagttgaaggGTTTCGAAAAAGTATTCTTGAAGGCAGGCACTCAAGAAACTGTTATCTCAACTTTGTCATTGAAGGAGTCAGTATCTTTCTTTGACGAATATCAAGAAAAGTGGTCAGTGCTTGCTGGTGAATACCAAGTGTATGTAGGCAACAGTAGTGACAATGCCAACGCCATTGGCACCTTTGTCATTGAACGGGACTTCCTCTGGATTGGCCGTTAG
- the CST20 gene encoding serine/threonine kinase (p21-activated serine/threonine protein kinase Signal transduction mechanisms~go_function protein kinase activity; ATP binding~go_process protein amino acid phosphorylation), which yields MKEQQQQQQQAPKAPAASPEAQRKKPNQQPVRDAKQAAILAQKKREEKKRKNQQIIAKLQSICSEGDPNEKYKDLTKIGQGASGGVFIAHEIGSNSKTVAIKQMNLEQQPKKELIINEILVMKGSKHPNIVNFIDSYLLKGDLWVVMEYMEGGSLTEIVTHSVMTEGQIGAVCRETLKGLKFLHSKGVIHRDIKSDNILLNIDGNIKMTDFGFCAQINELNLKRTTMVGTPYWMAPEVVSRKEYGPKVDIWSLGIMVIEMIEGEPPYLNETPLRALYLIATNGTPKLKEPEALSYDIRKFLSWCLQVDFNKRANADELLNDKFILESDDVSSLSPLVKIARMKKANESDDMSA from the coding sequence ATGAaggagcagcagcaacagcaacaacaggCTCCTAAGGCACCCGCAGCTTCTCCAGAAGCGCAGAGAAAGAAGCCTAACCAACAGCCTGTAAGAGACGCTAAGCAAGCAGCTATTCTAGCTCAAAAGAAGCgtgaagagaagaaacgCAAGAACCAGCAGATTATCGCCAAATTGCAGTCCATTTGTAGTGAAGGTGATCCAAATGAAAAGTATAAGGATTTGACGAAGATTGGACAAGGTGCTTCTGGAGGCGTTTTCATTGCTCATGAAATTGGAAGCAATTCCAAGACTGTTGCTATAAAGCAGATGAATTTGGAGCAGCAACCCAAAAAAGAATTGATCATCAACGAAATCTTGGTCATGAAGGGTAGCAAACATCCCAACATTGTGAACTTCATAGACTCATATCTCTTAAAGGGAGACTTATGGGTCGTTATGGAGTACATGGAAGGGGGTTCTTTGACAGAGATTGTCACACATAGTGTCATGACCGAAGGCCAGATTGGTGCTGTATGTCGTGAAACGTTGAAGGGGTTGAAATTTTTACACTCCAAGGGTGTTATTCACCGTGATATTAAGTCTGATAATATTTTGTTAAATATCGATGGTAATATCAAAATGACTGACTTCGGTTTCTGTGCTCAAATCAACGAGCTTAATCTCAAGAGAACTACAATGGTGGGAACTCCCTACTGGATGGCtccagaagttgtttcCAGAAAGGAGTACGGACCAAAGGTTGATATTTGGTCTTTGGGTATCATGGTGATTGAGATGATTGAAGGTGAACCTCCATACTTGAACGAGACACCTTTGAGAGCTCTCTATTTAATTGCAACTAACGGTACGCCTAAGTTGAAGGAGCCTGAGGCTTTGAGTTACGATATAAGAAAGTTCTTGTCGTGGTGTTTGCAAGTTGATTTTAACAAGCGTGCCAATGCAGATGAATTATTGAACGACAAGTTCATCCTAGAAAGTGACGACGTCTCATCTTTGAGTCCTTTGGTCAAGATAGCCAGGATGAAAAAAGCCAACGAAAGCGATGATATGAGTGCTTGA
- the ACD1 gene encoding hypothetical membrane protein (Arylacetamide deacetylase~go_function catalytic activity), which produces MISAHGLAALLSIPLKTLVLIVLYPFVGGIGRKFSKDFINSVKLVIFIGGISMPIPDGKYLNVFSNKFLIRVLINYLHKKTVKTLPGYGERYDEQSFWLVKQPDRKPSDPILVYLHGGGYFLETMPSQVQSVLAIQKLVDPKKREKLSILLLDYKLCSSGYQFPYQRHQLHSTYQKLTKSEHNTNINFIGDSAGGNLAVIYLQLLKGLKDPETIFPKNIILISPWVKIVPDSSQYQPGQSYYDNDGRDMINYYIFSREYPENPILGKTDPNALEVSPGNCIASKPSDWDGISTLRNSSSNVFVIVGEDEVFRDDVLNWTTEALDVPLGKQKYGDSNNVFDAKKHSYIRKGNDKSAGVQVFVEPWGVHDSVFFFENDLLGKLEKNPSWTLKDINRDRYFGITRIVEFLNDAL; this is translated from the coding sequence ATGATTTCGGCACATGGATTAGCAGCCCTCTTAAGTATTCCTTTGAAGACCTTGGTGCTAATCGTGCTTTACCCCTTTGTCGGAGGTATTGGCCGGAAGTTCAGTAAGGACTTCATTAATTCGGTCAAATTGGTTATCTTTATTGGAGGAATCTCTATGCCTATTCCTGATGGTAAATATCTTAACGTCTTTTCtaacaagttcttgattcGTGTTTTGATTAATTACCTCCATAAAAAGACGGTCAAGACGCTTCCAGGATATGGAGAAAGATATGATGAGCAATCCTTCTGGTTAGTTAAGCAGCCTGACAGAAAACCTTCTGATCCAATCCTTGTATATTTGCATGGAGGTGGCTACTTCTTGGAAACAATGCCTTCTCAAGTTCAATCAGTTTTGGCTATTCAAAAGCTTGTTGACCCTAAGAAGCGTGAAAAATTGTCCATTTTACTCTTAGACTACAAGCTTTGTAGTTCTGGTTATCAATTCCCTTACCAAAGACACCAATTGCATTCCACTTATCAGAAATTGACGAAGTCTGAACACAATACGAACATCAATTTCATTGGTGATTCTGCTGGTGGAAACTTGGCAGTCATAtacttgcaattgttgaagGGCTTGAAGGATCCAGAAACCATTTTCCCTAAGAATATTATCCTTATTTCTCCATGGGTAAAAATTGTTCCCGACAGTTCTCAGTACCAACCTGGGCAATCATATTATGACAACGATGGCCGTGATATGATCAATTACTACATCTTTAGTAGAGAGTATCCTGAGAATCCCATCTTAGGAAAAACCGACCCGAACGCTCTTGAAGTTTCTCCGGGGAATTGCATTGCCAGCAAGCCTCTGGACTGGGATGGAATTTCCACATTAAGGAATTCGAGTTCAAATGTATTTGTTATTGTCGGTGAGGATGAAGTATTCAGAGATGATGTCTTGAACTGGACCACCGAAGCGTTGGATGTACCATTAGGAAAGCAGAAGTATGGAGACTCTAATAATGTGTTCGACGCTAAAAAACACCTGTACATCAGAAAAGGGAATGATAAGAGTGCTGGAGTTCAAGTCTTTGTTGAACCTTGGGGTGTTCACGattctgtcttcttcttcgaaaATGACTTACTCGGTAAGCTTGAAAAGAACCCAAGCTGGACGCTTAAGGATAtcaacagagacagataCTTCGGTATAACcagaattgtagaattcttAAACGACGCTTTATAG
- the DPH5 gene encoding diphthamide biosynthesis methyltransferase (go_function methyltransferase activity~go_process metabolism) translates to MLYLIGLGLSYESDITVRGLEVVKKCKRVYLEAYTSILMAADQSSLEQFYGREVILADRELVETGSDQILAGAQEDDIAFLVVGDPFGATTHTDLIIRARELGIKVEAIHNASVMNAVGACGLQLYQFGQTVSLVFFTDSWRPDSFYNKVMENRKIGLHTLLLLDIKVKEQSIENMARGRLIYEPPRYMDIATAASQLLEIEELRGEKAYTPDTPCVAISRLGSPSQTFKAASLKELAEFDSGEPLHSLVMLGRQVHDLELEYLYQYVDNKDEFKKLVEADQEYFKPPPYVAPVENDDEDL, encoded by the coding sequence ATGTTGTATTTAATTGGATTGGGTCTCTCATACGAGTCGGACATCACAGTTCGTGGTTTGGAGGTCGTAAAAAAATGTAAACGTGTGTATTTAGAAGCTTACACGTCCATTCTCATGGCAGCTGATCAACTGTCTTTGGAGCAATTCTATGGCCGTGAGGTAATTCTTGCTGACAGAGAGTTGGTGGAGACTGGTTCTGACCAGATTTTGGCAGGAGCACAAGAAGACGACATAGCATTTTTGGTTGTTGGTGATCCTTTTGGAGCTACAACTCATACTGATTTGATCATCAGAGCCCGTGAATTGGGTATCAAGGTGGAGGCCATTCACAATGCCTCAGTGATGAATGCTGTGGGAGCTTGTGGATTGCAATTGTATCAATTTGGACAGACGGTTTCGCTTGTGTTTTTCACAGACTCCTGGAGACCAGACTCGTTTTACAACAAGGTTATggaaaacagaaagattGGTTTACATACTTTGTTGTTGCTTGATATCAAGGTTAAGGAACAAAGTATAGAAAACATGGCCCGTGGAAGACTTATCTATGAGCCACCCAGATACATGGACATTGCTACTGCAGCATCGCAATTGCTTGAAATTGAGGAACTCAGAGGTGAAAAGGCATACACTCCAGACACTCCATGTGTTGCCATCTCTAGATTGGGATCTCCATCGCAGACTTTTAAAGCTGCATCGTTGAAAGAGTTGGCAGAGTTCGACTCAGGTGAACCATTGCATTCGTTGGTGATGTTAGGTCGCCAAGTGCATGATTTGGAGTTGGAGTACTTGTACCAGTATGTGGATAACAAGGatgagttcaagaagttggtagAGGCTGATCAGGAGTACTTCAAGCCTCCTCCATATGTTGCTCCGGTTGAgaatgatgatgaagaccTTTAA
- the PPS2 gene encoding phosphatidyl synthase (predicted phosphatidyl synthase), which translates to MTNSTSPAVQAVQSPQFQSYLNNDGIDELTPISRKHRVSNLSLSDLNQWQNGLTKLSSSTSLSNKSSSSNLKKVDSLAKLSRNSSIIRRKKKTVIDHPRVASYAFCFDIDGVILRGPDTIPEASKALKMLGGENKYNITVPSIFVTNGGGKPESARATDLSKRLGVNITPEQIIQGHTPMKDLVNVYSSVLVVGGVGNVCRNVAESYGFKNVYTPLDILKWNPAVTPYHDLTEEEKVAARAVDFSKISIEAILVFADSRNWAADQQIILELLLSKNGVMGTECTTYDEGPSIYFAHSDFIWATNYKLSRYGMGALQVSIAALYREHTGHELKVNRFGKPQKGTFKFANKVLAHWRQGVLDDHLKKLSIDDPNSHEADILINEQGEEIINQAKLESYNYDSDEDSSEGEFKEPLAVVGKEDKITLELPPASTVYFVGDTPESDIRFANSHDSSWHSILVKTGVYKDGTVPKYTPKYLCENVLEAVKYAIEREHEKELLEWNETAVEDDDDKSIRINFSDLMMTPSSTVEKEKTPVPAIVKRPHPVVVAQDLEELEVPSLLSQEIEKVKDVKVTK; encoded by the coding sequence ATGACAAACCTGACTTCTCCAGCAGTCCAAGCGGTACAATCTCCGCAATTCCAGTCGTACTTGAATAACGACGGTATCGATGAATTGACGCCTATCTCCAGAAAGCACAGGGTTTCGAATCTCTCCTTGTCGGACTTGAACCAGTGGCAGAATGGcttgaccaagttgtcttcttccacttctttGTCCAACAAGAGCTCGCTgagcaacttgaagaaggtggaTTCGTTAGCAAAGTTGCTGAGAAATTCGTCCATTATCaggagaaagaagaaaactgTCATTGACCATCCTAGAGTTGCATCGTATGCCTTTTGTTTCGATATAGATGGTGTCATCTTGAGAGGACCAGATACGATTCCCGAAGCTTCTAAAGCTTTAAAGATGTTGGGTGGCGAAAACAAGTACAACATTACTGTTCCTTCCATTTTCGTCACCAACGGAGGTGGTAAGCCAGAATCGGCCCGTGCCACGGATTTGTCCAAGAGATTGGGTGTCAACATTACTCCAGAGCAAATCATCCAAGGACACACCCCTATGAAGGATTTGGTGAATGTCTATAGTTCGGTGCTTGTTGTGGGAGGTGTAGGAAATGTCTGTAGAAACGTGGCCGAATCTTACGGTTTCAAGAATGTCTACACTCCGTTGGATATCTTGAAATGGAACCCTGCTGTGACTCCGTACCATGACTTGAccgaggaagaaaaggtaGCTGCTAGAGCAGTTGATTTCTCAAAGATTTCCATTGAAGCTATTCTCGTTTTTGCAGACTCCAGAAACTGGGCTGCTGACCAACAAATCATATTAGAATTGCTCTTGAGTAAGAACGGTGTGATGGGCACAGAATGTACCACATACGATGAAGGTCCATCCATTTACTTTGCTCATTCAGATTTTATCTGGGCCACCAACTACAAGTTGTCCAGATACGGTATGGGTGCACTTCAGGTGTCCATTGCTGCGTTGTACAGAGAACACACAGGCCACGAGTTGAAGGTGAACAGATTTGGTAAGCCTCAAAAAGGAACCTTTAAATTCGCCAACAAGGTATTGGCCCACTGGCGTCAGGGTGTATTGGATGAccacttgaagaagttgtctaTTGATGATCCAAACTCGCACGAAGCTGAtatcttgatcaacgaaCAGGGCGAAGAAATTATTAACCAGGCGAAGTTGGAATCGTACAACTACGATTCAGACGAAGATAGTTCCGAAGGCGAATTCAAAGAGCCTTTAGCTGTAGTTGGAAAGGAAGACAAGATCACTTTAGAATTGCCTCCGGCATCAACGGTGTATTTCGTTGGTGACACTCCTGAGTCTGATATCAGATTTGCCAACTCGCACGATTCGTCGTGGCACTCTATCCTTGTTAAGACCGGTGTCTACAAGGATGGAACCGTACCCAAGTATACCCCAAAATATCTCTGTGAGAACGTTTTGGAAGCAGTGAAATATGCTATTGAGAGAGAACACGAGAAGGAGTTATTAGAATGGAATGAAACTGCTgtagaagacgatgacgacaagAGCATcagaatcaacttctctgaTTTAATGATGActccttcttctacagtagaaaaggaaaagacTCCAGTACCAGCAATTGTCAAAAGACCTCACCCTGTCGTTGTTGCTCAAGATCTCGAAGAACTCGAAGTTCCACTGTTGTTAAGTCAAGAAATCGAGAAGGTCAAGGACGTCAAAGTTACCAAGTAg